TGTGACGCCATCAACCGGGTCCCCGGCGCGCGCCTGGGGGCGGACCCCAAGTGCGGTCAGTGTCACCGCCCGCTCTTCACCGGTGCCCCGGTCGCCCTGGACGAGGCCCGCTTCGCCCGCTTCCTGGCCCGCGACCAACTGCCCCTGCTGGTGGACTTCTGGGCGCCCTGGTGCGGCCCCTGCCGCGCCATGGCCCCCGCCTTCGAGTCCGCCGCCCGCGCTCTGGAGCCGGCCTTCCGGCTCGCCAAGGTCAATACTGAGGAGGCCCAGGGGCTGGGCGCCCGCCTGGGGATTCGCAGCATCCCCACACTCGCCCTGTTCCGCGGCGGCGCCGAGGTGGCGCGCACCGCCGGTGCCATGGATGCCCACAGCATCGTCACCTGGGCCAGGCAGCATGGGTGAAGCGGGCCGCCGGGCATTGAACGATCTATCTCAGGAGCGCTGACCCATGCAAGTAGAACGGCGGTTTGAGCAGGTTAAGAATCGGCGGGTGTCCATTGAGTTGCCGGACTGCTTCAATGATCGGCACGTCGAGATCATCGTTTTGGCGTTGGACGAGCCCCGCAATGAGACGC
The DNA window shown above is from Candidatus Thiodictyon syntrophicum and carries:
- the trxC gene encoding thioredoxin TrxC, whose translation is MSESLHIICPACDAINRVPGARLGADPKCGQCHRPLFTGAPVALDEARFARFLARDQLPLLVDFWAPWCGPCRAMAPAFESAARALEPAFRLAKVNTEEAQGLGARLGIRSIPTLALFRGGAEVARTAGAMDAHSIVTWARQHG